The sequence CGTGCCCCTCAGGTGTGTGCATGCTCGCGACGCCGGCTTCGGCCCAGGCGATGAGGTCGCCGCGCAGGGTGCCGGTGTCCTTCAGCGGCGAGTTGCGCTCGAGGCGGGTGGCGACCGTGTCGGCCAGCAGTGCGTCGAGGCCGCCCCAGCGCCGGTAGAGGCTGGTGTGGTTGACGCCCGCGCGTTGCGCGATCGCGGGGATGGTCAGGTCCTCGCCCTCCGGGGCCGAGAGGAGGTCGAGGACCGCTTGGTGGACGGCTGCGCGGACCTGTTCAGGGCTTCTTCGGATGCGCGCGGCCGGTTGTTTCTGAGTCACGCCACCATCTTAAGCACAGATATTTGCTTCTGGCCGGGCGAGGCCCTACAGTCGATCCCGCAAGC comes from Streptomyces virginiae and encodes:
- a CDS encoding TetR/AcrR family transcriptional regulator, with amino-acid sequence MTQKQPAARIRRSPEQVRAAVHQAVLDLLSAPEGEDLTIPAIAQRAGVNHTSLYRRWGGLDALLADTVATRLERNSPLKDTGTLRGDLIAWAEAGVASMHTPEGHALVRAVVLSMPRNTQERSERAQHFRRRMHSIEQIRERATARGEHPPPLEQILDQLIAPFYIRTIFGIGLPATGYPQLLVDRLLGSAGGPDPA